Proteins encoded together in one Mycobacterium simiae window:
- a CDS encoding anti-sigma-D factor RsdA, producing the protein MPEFGFTDRPGLDELSRTDLLLNALAERQPVDVEDPNEDALATLLGDWRDDLRWPPASALVSPEEAVGALRAGMLERRRSRRSLATIGSVAATLLVLSGFGAMVVEARPGGTLYGLHSMFFDEPTASQSQIMLSAKADLAKVQQLIDKGQWTQAEDQLAEVSSTVQSMNDSAGRKELLDEIDLLNAKVDSRDPNATLPPAAPPSPAALPAPQSQAPQAPSIAESPDGISPSATVSAPSPAPSPAAGHHHHHRASISPGGTP; encoded by the coding sequence ATGCCTGAATTTGGTTTCACTGATCGACCGGGGCTGGACGAGCTGAGCCGCACCGATCTGCTCCTCAACGCGCTCGCCGAACGGCAGCCCGTCGACGTCGAGGATCCCAACGAGGACGCGCTGGCCACCCTGCTCGGGGATTGGCGCGATGACCTCAGGTGGCCGCCGGCCAGCGCACTGGTGTCACCGGAGGAGGCGGTCGGTGCGCTACGCGCCGGAATGCTCGAGCGCAGGCGTAGCCGGCGCAGCCTCGCCACGATCGGATCGGTGGCCGCGACGCTGCTCGTCCTCAGCGGATTCGGGGCCATGGTGGTGGAGGCCCGCCCGGGCGGGACGCTGTACGGCCTGCACTCGATGTTCTTCGACGAGCCCACCGCAAGCCAGAGCCAGATCATGTTGTCGGCCAAGGCCGACCTGGCGAAGGTGCAGCAGCTCATCGACAAGGGGCAGTGGACGCAGGCCGAGGACCAGCTGGCCGAGGTCAGCAGCACCGTGCAGTCGATGAACGACAGCGCTGGCCGCAAAGAATTGTTGGACGAGATCGATCTGCTGAACGCGAAAGTCGATTCGCGCGATCCGAATGCGACCCTGCCCCCGGCCGCGCCGCCCAGCCCCGCCGCACTGCCGGCACCGCAGTCGCAGGCGCCACAGGCACCCTCGATCGCGGAGTCGCCGGATGGAATCAGTCCGAGCGCAACCGTTTCGGCGCCCAGCCCAGCGCCGAGTCCGGCCGCCGGCCATCATCACCACCACCGGGCGTCAATCTCCCCGGGCGGCACGCCCTAA
- a CDS encoding GMC oxidoreductase: MKPDFDVLIIGSGFGGSVSALRLTEKGYRVGVLEAGRRFADEDFAKTSWNLRKFLWAPRLGCYGIQRIHPLRDVLILAGAGVGGGSLNYANTLYVPPEPFFADSQWAGITDWRSELMPHYEQAKRMLGVVTNPTFTDADRIIKEVADEMGCGDTFVPTPVGVFFGPDGAKTPGKKVPDPYFGGVGPERTGCLECGCCMTGCRYGAKNTLLKNYLGLAESAGAQVIPMTTVKGFEQRPDGLWQVRTVRTGSWVRRDRRTFTASYLILAAGTWGTQHLLFKMRDKGKLPRLSQRLGVLTRTNSESIVGAGRLEVSPDLNLTHGVAITSSIHPTADTHIEPVRYGKGSNAMGLLQTLMTDGPGPEGPDENYVPRWRQLLDAAGEDPRKMLRLLNPRQWSERTMIALVMQHLDNSITTFTKRGRLGIRWYSSKQGHGQPNPSWIPVGNEVTRRIAAKIDGVAGGTWGELFNIPLTAHFLGGAVIGDSPERGVIDPYHRVYGYPSLLVVDGAAISANLGVNPSLSITAQAERAASLWPNKGEVDQRPLQGDEYRRLEPIPPHHPVVPAEAPGALRWLPINHINSTADAS; the protein is encoded by the coding sequence ATGAAGCCAGATTTCGACGTCCTGATCATTGGTTCGGGGTTCGGGGGCAGTGTCAGTGCGCTGCGGTTGACCGAAAAGGGTTATCGCGTAGGCGTACTGGAGGCCGGTCGGCGCTTTGCCGACGAAGATTTTGCGAAGACGTCGTGGAATTTGCGCAAGTTTCTGTGGGCGCCCAGGTTGGGCTGCTACGGCATCCAGCGCATCCATCCCCTGCGCGACGTGTTGATTTTGGCCGGCGCCGGGGTGGGCGGCGGATCGCTGAACTACGCGAACACGCTCTACGTGCCGCCGGAGCCGTTCTTCGCCGACTCGCAGTGGGCGGGCATTACCGACTGGCGTTCGGAGCTGATGCCGCACTATGAGCAGGCCAAGCGAATGCTGGGTGTGGTCACGAATCCGACCTTCACCGACGCCGATCGCATCATCAAGGAAGTTGCCGACGAAATGGGGTGCGGCGACACCTTCGTGCCCACCCCGGTCGGGGTGTTCTTCGGTCCGGACGGGGCCAAGACGCCGGGGAAGAAGGTGCCCGACCCGTACTTCGGCGGCGTCGGGCCGGAGCGCACCGGCTGCTTGGAATGCGGCTGCTGCATGACCGGGTGCCGCTACGGTGCCAAGAACACCCTGCTGAAGAACTACCTGGGCCTCGCCGAATCTGCCGGGGCGCAAGTGATTCCGATGACAACAGTCAAGGGTTTCGAGCAGCGCCCGGACGGGCTGTGGCAGGTGCGCACCGTGCGCACCGGCAGCTGGGTGCGCCGCGACCGGCGCACCTTCACCGCGTCGTATCTCATCCTGGCCGCCGGTACGTGGGGCACGCAGCATCTGCTGTTCAAGATGCGCGACAAGGGCAAGCTGCCGCGGCTGTCGCAGCGGCTGGGCGTGCTCACCCGCACCAACTCGGAGTCAATCGTCGGTGCGGGACGGCTGGAGGTTTCGCCGGATCTGAACCTCACGCACGGCGTGGCGATCACGTCGTCGATCCATCCGACGGCGGACACCCACATCGAACCGGTGCGCTACGGCAAAGGCTCGAACGCGATGGGCCTGCTGCAGACATTGATGACCGACGGACCAGGGCCCGAAGGCCCCGATGAGAACTATGTGCCCCGCTGGCGGCAACTGCTCGACGCCGCCGGCGAGGACCCGCGCAAGATGCTGCGGCTGCTCAATCCCCGGCAGTGGAGCGAGCGGACCATGATCGCGCTGGTCATGCAGCACCTGGACAACTCGATCACCACCTTCACCAAGCGCGGCAGGCTGGGCATCCGCTGGTACTCCAGCAAGCAGGGCCACGGCCAGCCGAACCCGTCGTGGATCCCGGTCGGCAACGAGGTCACCCGCCGCATCGCCGCCAAGATCGACGGCGTCGCGGGTGGCACCTGGGGCGAGCTGTTCAATATCCCGCTGACCGCCCACTTCCTGGGCGGCGCGGTGATCGGTGACAGCCCCGAGCGCGGGGTGATCGACCCCTACCATCGGGTCTACGGTTATCCCTCGCTGCTGGTCGTGGATGGCGCCGCGATCTCGGCAAACTTGGGTGTCAACCCGTCGCTGTCCATCACCGCGCAGGCCGAGCGCGCGGCCTCGCTGTGGCCGAACAAGGGCGAGGTCGATCAGCGGCCGCTGCAGGGCGACGAGTATCGCCGGCTGGAGCCGATCCCCCCGCACCACCCGGTGGTGCCGGCGGAGGCGCCGGGCGCGCTGCGCTGGTTGCCGATCAACCACATCAACTCGACGGCGGACGCCAGTTGA
- a CDS encoding WhiB family transcriptional regulator produces MPQPEQLPGPNADIWSWQLQGLCRGVDSSMFFHPDGERGRARMQREQRAKEMCRQCPVIQQCRSHALDVGEPYGVWGGLSESERDMLLKGDIGRIRRSA; encoded by the coding sequence ATGCCACAGCCTGAGCAGCTACCTGGGCCCAACGCCGACATCTGGAGCTGGCAACTGCAGGGACTGTGCCGGGGCGTTGACTCGTCGATGTTCTTTCATCCCGACGGGGAGCGCGGCCGCGCCCGCATGCAGCGGGAGCAGCGCGCCAAGGAGATGTGCCGGCAGTGCCCGGTGATCCAGCAGTGCCGCTCCCACGCCCTCGATGTCGGAGAACCGTACGGCGTCTGGGGTGGCCTGTCCGAATCCGAGCGCGACATGCTGCTCAAGGGAGACATCGGCCGCATCCGCCGCTCGGCCTGA
- a CDS encoding GuaB3 family IMP dehydrogenase-related protein, with the protein MVEIGMGRVARRTYELSEVSIVPSRRTRSSQDVSTAWQLDAYRFEIPVVAHPTDALVSPEFAIELGRLGGLGVLNGEGLIGRHADVEAKIAQLVEAAEKEPEPSASIRLLQELHAAPLNPDLLGAAVARIREAGVTTAVRVSPQNAQALTPVLLQAGIDLLVIQGTIVSAERVASNCEPLNLKTFISELDVPVVAGGVLDHRTALHLMRTGAAGVIVGYGSTRGVTTSDEVLGISVAMATAIADAAAARREYLDETGGRYVHVLADGDIHTSGELAKAIACGADAVVLGTPLAESHEALGGGWFWPAAAAHPSLPRGALLQIAVGERPPLERVLGGPSDDPFGSLNLVGGLRRSMAKAGYCDLKEFQKVGLSVGI; encoded by the coding sequence ATGGTCGAAATCGGGATGGGCCGCGTCGCCCGTCGTACCTACGAGCTCAGCGAAGTCAGCATCGTGCCGTCCCGGCGCACCCGCTCGTCGCAGGACGTGTCGACGGCCTGGCAGCTGGACGCCTATCGGTTCGAGATCCCGGTGGTGGCACACCCGACGGATGCGCTGGTGTCACCGGAGTTCGCGATCGAGCTGGGCCGGCTCGGCGGGCTGGGCGTGCTCAACGGCGAGGGACTGATCGGTCGGCACGCCGACGTCGAGGCCAAGATCGCGCAGCTGGTGGAGGCGGCCGAGAAGGAGCCCGAACCGTCGGCGTCGATCCGGCTGCTGCAGGAGCTGCACGCCGCACCGCTCAACCCGGACCTCCTGGGCGCCGCCGTCGCCCGCATCCGCGAGGCGGGCGTGACCACCGCGGTACGGGTCAGCCCGCAAAACGCCCAGGCGCTGACCCCGGTGTTGCTGCAGGCCGGCATCGACCTGCTGGTCATTCAGGGCACCATCGTGTCGGCCGAGCGCGTCGCCAGCAATTGTGAGCCGCTCAACCTCAAGACCTTCATCTCCGAGCTCGACGTTCCGGTGGTCGCCGGCGGGGTGCTCGATCACCGCACCGCGCTGCACCTGATGCGTACCGGCGCGGCCGGCGTCATCGTCGGCTACGGCTCCACCCGCGGCGTCACCACCAGCGACGAGGTGCTGGGTATCAGCGTGGCGATGGCCACCGCGATCGCCGACGCCGCGGCCGCACGCCGGGAATACCTCGACGAGACCGGCGGCCGCTATGTGCACGTGCTGGCCGATGGGGACATCCACACCTCGGGCGAGCTGGCCAAGGCCATCGCTTGCGGCGCCGACGCGGTGGTGCTGGGTACGCCGCTGGCGGAAAGCCACGAAGCCCTCGGCGGCGGCTGGTTCTGGCCGGCGGCGGCGGCGCACCCATCGCTGCCGCGCGGCGCGCTGCTGCAGATCGCCGTCGGTGAGCGACCGCCGCTGGAGCGGGTGCTGGGCGGGCCGTCCGACGATCCGTTCGGCAGCCTGAACCTGGTCGGCGGTCTGCGCCGGTCGATGGCCAAGGCCGGCTACTGCGACCTCAAGGAATTCCAGAAGGTCGGTCTCAGCGTCGGCATTTAG
- a CDS encoding glycoside hydrolase family 65 protein: MITQDAFPVEPWAVRETRLDLNLIAQSESIFALSNGHIGLRGNLDEGEPHGLPGTYLNSFYEIRPLPYAEAGYGYPEAGQTVVDVTNGKIIRLFVEDEPFDVRYGKLISHERCLDLKAGTLVRDAHWASPAGKEVKVTSTRLVSLSHRSVAAIEYVVEAVGEFVRVTVQSELVTNEDQPRTSADPRVAAILDNPLEAVDHEETECGALLMHRTRASALMMAAGMDHEVDVPGRVEINTDARADLARTTVICGLRPGQKLRLVKYLAYGWSSQRSRPALRDQVAAALHSARYSGWKGLLESQRKYLDDFWDNADVEVEGDSESQQAVRFGLFHLLQASARAERRAIPSKGLTGTGYDGHAFWDTEGFVLPVLTYTLPHAVADSLRWRASTMELARERASELGLKGISFPWRTIRGQECSGYWPAGTAAFHINADIAMAFERYRVVTGDQSLEEECGLQVLIETARLWMSLGHHDRHGVWHIDGVTGPDEYTAIVRDNVFTNLMAAHNLVVAADACNRHPEKAEAFGVTNEETSSWRDAADAVNIPYDEQLGVHQQCEGFTKFAEWDFENRHNYPLLLHEPYVRLYPAQVIKQADLVLAMQWQSHAFTPEQKARNVDYYERRTVRDSSLSACCQAVMCAEVGHLELAHDYAYEAALIDLRDLHSNTRDGLHMASLAGAWMAIVAGFGGLRDDEGILEIDPALPDGISRLRFRVRWRDFRLMVDANHTDVTYTLTDGAGGELSIRHAGEEVLLKTDAPTTFAVRPRKALLPAPPQPPGCAPTHRHKLTQRASDH, from the coding sequence ATGATCACCCAGGATGCGTTCCCGGTCGAACCGTGGGCGGTCCGTGAGACCCGACTGGACCTGAACCTGATCGCCCAGTCCGAGTCGATCTTCGCATTGTCCAACGGGCACATCGGGTTACGCGGCAACCTCGACGAAGGCGAGCCGCACGGCCTGCCCGGCACCTACCTCAACTCGTTCTACGAGATCCGTCCGTTGCCCTATGCCGAGGCTGGTTACGGCTACCCGGAGGCCGGCCAGACCGTCGTCGACGTCACCAACGGCAAGATCATCCGCCTGTTCGTCGAGGACGAGCCCTTCGACGTGCGGTACGGCAAGCTCATCTCGCACGAGCGGTGCCTGGACCTCAAAGCCGGGACGCTGGTGCGCGACGCGCACTGGGCGTCCCCCGCCGGCAAGGAGGTCAAGGTGACCTCCACCCGGCTGGTCTCGCTGTCCCATCGCAGCGTCGCCGCCATCGAGTACGTCGTGGAAGCGGTCGGCGAATTCGTCCGTGTCACAGTGCAATCCGAACTGGTCACCAACGAGGACCAGCCGAGGACGTCGGCCGACCCGCGGGTGGCGGCCATCCTGGACAACCCGCTGGAGGCGGTCGACCACGAGGAGACCGAGTGCGGGGCGCTGCTGATGCATCGCACCCGGGCCAGCGCGTTGATGATGGCCGCCGGAATGGACCATGAAGTGGACGTGCCAGGGCGGGTCGAGATCAACACCGACGCCCGGGCCGACCTGGCCCGGACCACCGTGATCTGCGGCCTGCGGCCCGGCCAGAAACTGCGCTTGGTCAAATACCTGGCTTATGGCTGGTCCAGCCAGCGCTCGCGGCCAGCGCTGCGCGACCAGGTCGCCGCCGCGCTGCACAGCGCCAGATACAGCGGCTGGAAGGGGCTGCTGGAGTCGCAGCGCAAGTACCTCGACGACTTCTGGGACAACGCGGACGTCGAGGTCGAGGGCGACTCGGAATCCCAGCAAGCGGTGCGGTTCGGGCTGTTTCACCTGTTGCAGGCCAGCGCCCGGGCCGAGCGGCGCGCCATCCCGAGCAAGGGCCTCACCGGCACCGGATACGACGGCCACGCCTTCTGGGACACCGAGGGTTTCGTGCTTCCGGTGCTCACCTACACGCTGCCGCACGCGGTCGCCGATTCGCTGCGGTGGCGGGCCTCGACGATGGAGCTGGCGCGGGAGCGGGCGAGCGAGCTCGGCCTCAAAGGAATCAGCTTCCCGTGGCGCACCATTCGCGGCCAGGAGTGCTCCGGCTATTGGCCGGCCGGCACCGCGGCCTTCCACATCAACGCCGATATTGCGATGGCCTTCGAGCGCTACCGCGTCGTCACCGGTGACCAGTCGCTGGAAGAGGAGTGCGGCCTGCAGGTGCTGATCGAGACGGCCCGGCTGTGGATGTCGCTCGGGCACCATGACCGCCACGGTGTCTGGCACATCGACGGCGTCACCGGTCCCGACGAGTACACCGCGATCGTGCGCGACAACGTCTTCACCAACCTGATGGCCGCCCACAACCTGGTGGTCGCCGCGGATGCCTGCAATCGCCACCCGGAAAAGGCCGAGGCGTTCGGCGTCACCAACGAGGAGACGTCGTCCTGGCGCGACGCGGCCGACGCGGTCAACATCCCCTACGACGAGCAACTCGGTGTGCACCAGCAGTGCGAGGGCTTCACCAAGTTCGCGGAGTGGGACTTCGAGAACCGGCACAACTATCCGCTGCTGCTGCACGAGCCGTACGTGCGGCTCTACCCGGCGCAGGTGATCAAGCAGGCCGACCTGGTGCTGGCGATGCAGTGGCAAAGCCACGCCTTCACGCCCGAGCAGAAGGCCCGCAACGTGGACTACTACGAACGGCGCACGGTGCGCGACTCCTCGCTGTCGGCCTGCTGTCAGGCCGTGATGTGTGCGGAGGTCGGCCATTTGGAGCTGGCGCACGACTACGCCTACGAGGCCGCGCTGATCGACCTGCGCGACCTGCATTCCAACACCCGCGACGGATTGCACATGGCGTCGCTGGCCGGGGCGTGGATGGCGATCGTCGCGGGGTTCGGCGGGTTGCGCGACGACGAAGGCATCCTGGAAATCGATCCCGCCCTGCCCGACGGCATCTCGCGGCTGCGGTTCCGGGTGCGCTGGCGCGACTTCCGACTGATGGTCGACGCCAACCACACCGACGTCACCTACACCCTGACCGACGGCGCCGGCGGTGAGCTCAGCATCCGGCACGCGGGCGAGGAGGTCCTGCTCAAGACGGACGCGCCGACGACGTTCGCGGTTCGGCCGCGCAAGGCCCTGCTGCCGGCGCCGCCGCAACCGCCGGGCTGCGCGCCGACCCACCGGCACAAGCTCACCCAGCGCGCATCGGACCACTGA
- a CDS encoding TauD/TfdA dioxygenase family protein: MTDQITVTKLGSRIGARIDGVRLGGDLAPGVVEKIHQALLTHKVIFFRDQHHLDDQQQLAFGGLLGTPVGHPAASMLAAEHAPVITPINSEYGTANRWHTDVTFAANYPAASILRAVTLPSYGGSTLWASTAAAYQDLPEPLQCLAENLWALHSNRYDYVSTEAVRAMSDAQRTFRQAFEKQDFQTEHPVVRVHPETGERTLLAGEFVRSFVGLDSHESSTLLELLQRRITKPENTIRWNWEAGDVAIWDNRATQHRAIDDYDGQPRLMHRVTLMGDVPVNVHGERSRVVSGAPLEVIAS, translated from the coding sequence ATGACAGACCAGATCACCGTGACCAAACTCGGCAGCCGCATCGGCGCCCGCATCGACGGGGTGCGCCTCGGCGGCGACCTCGCCCCGGGCGTCGTCGAAAAGATCCATCAGGCCCTGCTGACACACAAGGTCATCTTCTTCCGCGATCAGCACCACCTCGACGACCAGCAGCAGCTCGCCTTCGGCGGACTGCTCGGCACCCCCGTCGGGCACCCGGCGGCGTCGATGCTGGCCGCCGAGCACGCGCCGGTCATCACGCCGATCAACTCCGAGTACGGCACGGCCAACCGCTGGCACACCGACGTCACCTTCGCCGCGAACTACCCGGCGGCCTCGATCCTGCGCGCCGTCACCCTGCCCAGCTACGGCGGCTCGACGCTGTGGGCGTCGACCGCAGCGGCATATCAGGATCTGCCCGAGCCGCTGCAGTGCCTCGCCGAGAACCTCTGGGCGCTGCACAGCAACCGCTACGACTACGTGAGCACCGAGGCCGTCCGGGCGATGAGCGACGCGCAGCGGACATTCCGCCAAGCGTTCGAAAAGCAGGACTTCCAGACCGAGCACCCGGTGGTGCGGGTACACCCGGAGACTGGCGAGCGCACCCTGCTGGCCGGCGAGTTCGTGCGCAGCTTCGTCGGCTTGGACAGCCACGAATCGAGCACCCTGCTGGAATTGTTGCAGCGGCGAATCACCAAGCCGGAGAACACTATTCGCTGGAATTGGGAGGCAGGCGACGTGGCCATCTGGGACAACCGCGCCACCCAGCACCGGGCGATCGACGACTACGACGGGCAGCCGCGGCTGATGCACCGGGTCACCCTGATGGGCGACGTGCCGGTCAACGTGCACGGCGAACGCAGCCGGGTGGTCAGCGGCGCGCCCCTCGAGGTGATCGCCAGCTAG
- a CDS encoding DUF5319 domain-containing protein, which translates to MRDHLPPGLPPDPFADDPCDPSAALDAVEPGQPLDQQERMAVEADLADLAVYEALLAHKGIRGLVVCCDECQQDHYHDWDMLRANLLQLLIDGTVRPHEPAYDPEPDAYVTWDYCRGYADASLNEATSDADGFHRR; encoded by the coding sequence GTGCGTGACCACCTCCCGCCGGGTTTGCCACCCGACCCTTTTGCGGACGACCCGTGTGACCCGTCGGCGGCGCTGGATGCCGTCGAACCCGGCCAACCCCTGGATCAGCAAGAACGGATGGCCGTAGAGGCCGACCTCGCCGACCTCGCCGTCTATGAAGCTCTGTTGGCGCACAAGGGAATTCGCGGACTTGTGGTCTGCTGCGACGAGTGCCAGCAGGACCACTATCACGACTGGGACATGTTGCGGGCGAACCTGCTGCAACTGCTGATCGACGGCACCGTCCGCCCCCACGAGCCCGCCTACGACCCGGAGCCCGACGCCTACGTCACCTGGGATTATTGCCGGGGATACGCCGACGCATCGCTGAACGAGGCGACGTCGGACGCCGACGGCTTTCACCGCCGCTAG
- a CDS encoding sigma-70 family RNA polymerase sigma factor: MTIQAERLDAVVAEAVAGDGNALREVLETIRPIVVRYCRARVGTVERGGMSADDVAQEVCLATLTALPRYRDRGRPFLAFLYGIAAHKVADAHRAAGRDLAYPSESVPERWSPEAGPEQRAIEADSVSRMNELLEILPAKQREILILRVVVGLSAEETAAAVGATPGAVRVAQHRALQRLKSEMVAAGDYA, translated from the coding sequence ATGACAATTCAAGCGGAACGTCTCGACGCTGTGGTTGCCGAAGCCGTAGCGGGAGACGGAAACGCCCTACGCGAGGTGCTGGAGACCATCCGCCCGATTGTGGTGCGATATTGCCGAGCGCGAGTCGGCACGGTCGAGCGGGGCGGCATGTCGGCCGACGATGTGGCTCAGGAGGTGTGCTTGGCGACGTTGACAGCACTGCCGCGCTACCGCGATCGCGGCCGCCCCTTTCTGGCGTTCCTCTACGGCATTGCGGCCCACAAGGTGGCCGACGCCCACCGCGCCGCCGGACGCGATCTTGCTTATCCCTCCGAATCCGTGCCCGAGCGCTGGTCGCCCGAGGCAGGCCCCGAGCAGCGGGCCATTGAAGCCGATTCGGTCAGCCGCATGAATGAATTGCTCGAAATCCTGCCTGCCAAGCAGCGCGAAATTCTTATTCTCCGCGTCGTCGTCGGTCTCTCCGCTGAAGAGACCGCCGCCGCCGTCGGCGCCACACCGGGCGCCGTCCGGGTGGCTCAGCACCGGGCCTTACAGCGGCTCAAATCCGAGATGGTTGCGGCGGGGGATTATGCCTGA
- the guaB gene encoding IMP dehydrogenase, producing the protein MSRGTSHLDDSSDLVASPYLRDPHIRGLADDRVPTGGDNPHKVAMLGLTYDDVLLLPAASDVVPATADTSSQLTKKIRLKVPLVSSAMDTVTESRMAIAMARAGGMGVLHRNLPVAEQAGQVEMVKRSEAGMVTDPVTCRPDNTLAQVDALCARFRISGLPVVDDSGALVGIITNRDMRFEVDQTRPVSEVMTKAPLITAREGVTADAALGLLRRNKIEKLPVVDGHGRLTGLITVKDFVKTEQHPLATKDSDGRLLVGAAVGVGGDAWVRAMMLVDAGVDVLIVDTAHAHNRTVLDMVGKLKAEVGEKVEVIGGNVATRAAAVALVEAGADAVKVGVGPGSICTTRVVAGVGAPQITAILEAVAACGPAGVPVIADGGLQYSGDIAKALAAGASTAMLGSLLAGTAEAPGELIFVNGKQFKSYRGMGSLGAMAGRGSGGQGKSYSKDRYFADDALSEDKLVPEGIEGRVPFRGPLSSVIHQLTGGLRAAMGYTGSPTIEVLQQAQFVRITPAGLKESHPHDVTMTVEAPNYYAR; encoded by the coding sequence ATGTCCCGTGGCACATCTCATCTGGACGACAGCTCCGACCTGGTCGCCAGTCCCTACTTGCGCGACCCCCATATTCGAGGTCTGGCGGACGACCGAGTGCCGACCGGCGGCGATAACCCGCACAAGGTCGCGATGCTGGGCCTGACCTACGACGACGTGTTGTTGCTGCCGGCGGCGTCCGACGTGGTTCCCGCCACAGCCGACACCTCCAGCCAGCTAACCAAGAAGATCCGGCTGAAGGTGCCGCTGGTCAGCTCGGCGATGGACACCGTCACCGAATCGCGGATGGCCATCGCGATGGCCCGAGCGGGCGGCATGGGCGTGCTGCACCGCAACCTGCCGGTGGCCGAACAAGCTGGCCAGGTCGAGATGGTGAAGCGCTCCGAGGCCGGCATGGTCACCGACCCGGTCACCTGCCGTCCGGACAACACGCTGGCCCAGGTCGACGCGCTGTGCGCCCGGTTCCGGATCTCCGGCCTGCCGGTGGTCGACGACTCCGGCGCGCTCGTTGGCATCATCACCAACCGCGACATGCGGTTCGAGGTCGACCAGACCCGGCCGGTCTCCGAGGTCATGACCAAGGCGCCGCTGATCACCGCGCGCGAGGGCGTCACCGCCGACGCGGCGCTGGGGCTGTTGCGGCGCAACAAGATCGAGAAGCTTCCCGTGGTCGACGGCCACGGCCGGCTCACCGGGCTGATCACCGTCAAGGACTTCGTCAAGACCGAGCAACACCCGCTGGCCACCAAGGACAGCGACGGCCGGCTGCTGGTCGGCGCTGCCGTCGGTGTCGGCGGCGACGCGTGGGTGCGCGCGATGATGCTGGTCGACGCCGGTGTCGACGTGCTGATCGTCGACACCGCGCACGCGCACAACCGCACCGTGCTCGACATGGTCGGCAAACTCAAGGCCGAGGTCGGCGAGAAGGTCGAGGTGATCGGCGGTAACGTCGCCACCCGCGCCGCCGCCGTGGCGCTCGTCGAGGCGGGCGCCGACGCCGTGAAGGTCGGCGTCGGCCCGGGCTCGATCTGCACCACCCGCGTGGTGGCCGGTGTCGGCGCACCCCAGATCACGGCGATCCTGGAGGCCGTCGCGGCCTGCGGGCCGGCCGGTGTGCCGGTCATCGCCGACGGTGGTCTGCAGTATTCCGGCGACATCGCCAAGGCGCTGGCGGCCGGCGCGTCGACGGCCATGCTGGGCTCGCTGCTGGCCGGGACTGCCGAGGCCCCGGGCGAGTTGATCTTCGTCAACGGGAAGCAATTCAAGAGCTACCGCGGCATGGGGTCGCTGGGCGCCATGGCGGGCAGGGGCTCGGGCGGGCAGGGCAAGTCGTACTCCAAGGACCGCTACTTCGCCGACGACGCGCTCTCCGAGGACAAGCTGGTGCCCGAGGGGATCGAGGGCCGGGTGCCGTTCCGCGGGCCGTTGTCGTCGGTGATCCACCAGCTGACCGGCGGGCTGCGCGCGGCGATGGGCTACACCGGCTCGCCCACCATCGAGGTGCTGCAGCAGGCGCAGTTCGTGCGGATCACGCCGGCTGGACTCAAAGAGAGCCACCCGCACGACGTGACGATGACCGTCGAAGCACCCAATTACTACGCGCGGTGA